Proteins from a single region of Hordeum vulgare subsp. vulgare chromosome 6H, MorexV3_pseudomolecules_assembly, whole genome shotgun sequence:
- the LOC123402316 gene encoding outer envelope protein 64, mitochondrial, producing the protein MDSSARSGATGSSNPRAWIVAGVAVAGVIVLAEVARRRRRWLRGKSSPPPYSGAFCDRLELAPPPQPPPPAARQQLLDLAFAVSDNFDIEGHVAGFGNPDWKRTHKAASHTAVAVKVLLKQGATCVGRTVMDELGFGVTGENLHCGTPINPASPSVLPGGSCSGAAVAVSAQLVEFALGTDTTGDLRIPASFCGVLGFRSSHGVVSTLGTLPNSHSLDTIGWLARDPHILSRVGDALLPVAACGLKGKRQLVFADDCFELLKIPNQKTVDVIENAVHTLPGGYQPPKHINIGQYISSNVPSLKEFCEPSTKLQEGKSALKALCTVMLLLQRYEFKSNHEDWVNTVKPKLGLEVSTRVLQAVNFTDDNIKSLYIVRTEWRAALKNLLKDTGILVLPTMAGHPLKRNSKQRLSSEFEDKMYAFVSIAALSGCCQATVPLGNHNDHPISISFVAAHGSDKFLLRAILDMYSTIQEQIVLASKLTLPPVIDRDVDASELLKEKGNNSFKRKQWSKAIEFYSGAIKLNETNATYYCNRAAAYLELGRFKQAEADCDQALLLDKKNVKAYLRRGTAKESCMNYQEALQDFRHALALEPQNKTALAAERRLQKHLR; encoded by the exons ATGGACTCCTCGGCGCGATCGGGCGCCACGGGGTCCTCCAACCCCCGCGCCTGGATCGTCGCGGGCGTCGCCGTCGCCGGTGTCATCGTCCTCGCGGAGGTCGCGCGGcgccgccggaggtggttgcgggGCAAGTCCAGCCCGCCCCCCTACTCCGGGGCCTTCTGCGACCGCCTCgagctcgcccctccgccgcagcCCCCTCCTCCCGCGGCCCGCCAGCAGCTCTTGGACCTCGCCTTCGCGGTCAGCGACaa CTTCGACATCGAGGGCCATGTCGCCGGCTTTGGAAACCCGGACTGGAAGAGGACGCACAAGGCAGCGAGCCACACGGCGGTGGCCGTCAAGGTTCTGCTGAAACAGGGGGCTACCTGCGTCGGGAGGACAGTCATGGATGAACTCGGCTTTGG TGTTACTGGAGAAAATTTACACTGTGGAACACCAATCAACCCAGCATCTCCATCAGTCCTCCCTGGAGGGTCATGCAGTGGTGCCGCTGTCGCAGTTTCTGCACAGCTTGTCGAGTTTGCTCTCG GTACTGATACAACTGGTGATTTGAGAATTCCAGCATCTTTCTGTGGTGTACTTGGTTTCCGGTCTTCTCATGGGGTTGTGTCTACTCTTGGGACCTTACCgaactcacatagcctagataccaTTG GATGGCTTGCACGAGATCCTCATATACTTAGtcgtgttggagatgctctgtTACCCGTTGCTGCATGTGGACTTAAGGGGAAAAGGCAGTTagtttttgctgatgattgcttTGAGTTGCTGAAGATTCCCAACCAGAAAACGGTGGATGTCATAGAAAATGCTGTCCATACATTACCTGGTGGAT ATCAGCCACCTAAGCACATCAATATTGGCCAGTATATCAGTTCAAATGTACCTAGCTTGAAGGAGTTCTGTGAACCTTCTACAAAGTTGCAAGAAGGAAAGTCGGCCTTGAAAGCTCTTTGCACGGTCATGCTATTATTACAGAG ATATGAATTCAAATCAAACCATGAGGATTGGGTTAACACTGTAAAACCCAAGcttggtcttgaagtatccacccGTGTACTACAAGCTGTAAATTTCACAGACGATAACATCAAATCCTTGTACATTGTACGGACTGAATGGCGAGCTGCACTGAAGAATCTTCTAAAG GATACTGGGATTTTAGTTCTGCCAACCATGGCTGGACACCCTTTGAAAAGGAACTCCAAACAGAGATTGTCATctgaatttgaagataaaatGTACGCATTTGTCAGCATTGCTGCACTTTCAGGCTGTTGCCAG GCTACTGTTCCCTTGGGAAATCACAATGATCATCCTATATCTATTTCATTTGTAGCAGCTCATGGATCAGATAAGTTCCTTCTTCGTGCTATCTTGGATATGTATTCAACTATCCAAGAACAAATAGTTTTGGCATCCAAGTTGACACTCCCACCAGTAATCGATCGTGATGTTGATGCATCAGAGCTGTTGAAAGAAAAG GGAAATAATTCCTTCAAAAGAAAACAATGGAGCAAGGCTATTGAATTCTATTCCGGGGCAATCAAATTGAATGAGACAAATGCGACATACTATTGCAATAGGGCAGCTGCTTATCTGGAACTTGGCCG TTTCAAGCAAGCTGAAGCGGATTGCGACCAGGCCTTACTGTTGGATAAAAAG AATGTGAAAGCATATCTCCGACGaggcaccgcaaaagaaagttgtaTGAATTACCAAGAAGCTCTACAAG ATTTCAGGCATGCTTTAGCTTTGGAGCCGCAGAACAAAACAGCCCTCGCGGCAGAGAGAAGGCTACAGAAACATCTCAGGTGA
- the LOC123402317 gene encoding uncharacterized protein LOC123402317, with protein METQQQQRRHQLRAPMDPLLSLAASFLSAFSPPWSSGEQGATTTSTILLLPLPVAAARALSVLRRLALLATQAFISLFFAFLSALSPPPPPSLAPSLPPPLRGDRAGAGATAVASTCVERALGHVLWVASRLPVASRKYELVRGLAERLLDENNVGARVAAVTRAALAGAFERTLRQLEASAGGEWGPPGMELAVRAVRSGVRWWRPTVAALEGSDAFGGPAAEKLAAELLWLGQKMAECGAAREAAVQFGAASRLGSRALVAEPTLQVALLRLAVFLFRHANSAEFEQEEGKAEHRMAMLRSWLPLLCRGSNGTDAPVLSGRERAEMVTVLEELIEKLRWEQQEEALALWLHHFAACPDTDWPNLERCYTRWYAESRKLLG; from the exons ATGGagacgcagcagcagcagcgccggCACCAGCTCCGGGCGCCCATGGACCCGCTCCTCTCCCTCGCCGCCAGCTTCCTCTCGGCCTTCTCGCCGCCGTGGTCGTCCGGCGAGcagggcgccaccaccacctccacgatACTCCTCCTGCCGCTCCCCGTGGCGGCGGCGCGCGCGCTGTCCGTGCTCCGCCGGCTCGCGCTGCTCGCCACGCAGGCCTTCATCTCCCTCTTCTTCGCGTTCCTCTCCGCGCTctcgccaccgccgccaccctcgcTCGCCCCttcgctgccgccgccgctgcgCGGGGACCGCGCGGGCGCGGGGGCCACCGCCGTGGCGTCCACCTGCGTGGAGCGCGCGCTCGGGCACGTGCTCTGGGTGGCGTCCCGGCTGCCCGTCGCCTCCCGCAAGTACGAGCTCGTGCGGGGGCTCGCGGAGCGGCTGCTGGACGAGAACAACGTGGGCGCGCGCGTCGCCGCCGTGACCCGCGCCGCGCTGGCCGGGGCGTTCGAGCGCACGctgcggcagctggaggcgtcggCGGGCGGCGAGTGGGGGCCGCCCGGGATGGAGCTGGCCGTGCGCGCGGTCCGGTCCGGCGTGCGGTGGTGGAGGCCCACCGTCGCCGCGCTGGAAGGCAGCGACGCGTTCGGCGGCCCCGCGGCCGAGAAGCTCGCCGCCGAGCTGCTGTGGCTCGGGCAGAAGATGGCCGAGTGCGGCGCGGCGCGCGAGGCCGCCGTGCAGTTCGGCGCCGCGTCGCGCCTCGGCAGCCGCGCGCTCGTCGCCGAGCCCACGCTCCAGGTCGCGCTGCTCCGGCTGGCTG TGTTCCTGTTCAGGCACGCCAACTCGGCGGAGTTCGAGCAGGAGGAGGGCAAGGCGGAGCACCGGATGGCGATGCTGCGGTCGTGGCTGCCGCTGCTCTGCCGCGGCAGCAACGGGACGGACGCGCCGGTGCTGAGCGGCAGGGAGAGGGCGGAGATGGTGACGGTGCTGGAGGAGCTGATCGAGAAGCTGCGGTgggagcagcaggaggaggcccTGGCGCTGTGGCTGCACCACTTCGCCGCCTGCCCGGACACCGACTGGCCCAACCTCGAGCGCTGCTACACCCGGTGGTACGCCGAGTCGCGGAAGCTCCTCGGGTGA